The following proteins are co-located in the Malus sylvestris chromosome 13, drMalSylv7.2, whole genome shotgun sequence genome:
- the LOC126596214 gene encoding uncharacterized protein LOC126596214, with product MQDNTFLYSSDCKVVFMKVFPYLVNYNISKFEIHRSSITPEIQHAFFIEVVPQLVKYNISKFEIPRSSMTPEIQIFETSQQLRNLQEADYHVWSFNTLISVAQTEMVPS from the exons atgcaagataacacctttctctatagctcagattgcaaagtcgtcttcatgaaagtttttccttatcttgtgaactacaacatatccaaatttgagatccatcggagcagtataactccagaaatccag catgctttcttcattgaagttgttcctcagcttgtgaaatacaacatatccaaatttgagatccctcggagcagtatgactccagaaatccag atcttcgaaacatcacaacagcttcgaaatctgcaagaagccgactatcatgtttggagcttcaacactttaatttccgtcgctcaaacagaaatggttccttcttga
- the LOC126596213 gene encoding general transcription and DNA repair factor IIH subunit TFB2-like gives MGMPTYSFSVQTSHLTSMAEEGFDFNACIYNGNLPLAMLVSPHLSFLAQEHGLDSANLISFLVELSFHVNGEAYNINTFNERQNNIVKDLALIKLQQGRKDSWFIPTNLATKLLVSLTDSSLRKQVGYLYSF, from the exons ATGGGGATGCCAACTTATAGCTTTTCAGTTCAAACATCACATTTGACTTCCATGGCGGAAGAAGGTTTTGACTTCAATGCCTGCATATATAATGGAAACCTCCCCt TAGCTATGTTGGTCTCTCCTCACCTCTCCTTTTTGGCGCAGGAGCATGGATTAGATTCTGCAAATTTGATTTCATTCCTGGTAGaacttagttttcatgttaATGGCGAG GCATATAACATAAATACATTCAATGAGAGGCAAAATAATATAGTCAAGGATCTTGCACTGATCAAACTTCAGCAG GGAAGGAAAGACAGTTGGTTTATACCTACTAACTTAGCTACTAAGCTTTTAGTTAGCTTGACAGACTCATCATTGAGGAAACAAGTTGGTTATTTGTACTCATTCTAG
- the LOC126596211 gene encoding beta-amylase 2, chloroplastic-like yields the protein MQACCNVLWVYFDYMRSFRVEFHEFFEEGIKSEIEVGLGPCGELRYPYPERHGWKYPGIGEFQCYDRYWMKNMTQAAKARGHSFWARVPDSAGSYNSQPHEIGFFRDGGDYDSYYGSFFLNWYSCVLIDHGDRVYES from the exons ATGCAAGCATGCTGCAACGTATTATGG GTTTACTTCGACTACATGAGGAGCTTCAGAGTTGAATTTCATGAGTTTTTTGAGGAAGGAATAAAATCAGAAATTGAAGTTGGATTAGGTCCATGTGGAGAGCTACGGTATCCTTATCCTGAACGGCATGGTTGGAAATATCCTGGTATTGGTGAATTCCAG TGTTATGACCGATACTGGATGAAGAATATGACGCAGGCTGCAAAAGCAAGGGGCCACTCCTTTTGGGCCAGAGTACCAGATAGTGCAGGTTCTTATAATTCCCAACCACATGAGATAGGGTTTTTCCGTGACGGAGGTGATTATGATAGCTACTATGGCAGTTTCTTTCTTAATTGGTACTCCTGTGTGTTGATTGATCATGGTGATCGGGTATATGAATCTTAG